From a single Deltaproteobacteria bacterium genomic region:
- a CDS encoding amidohydrolase family protein has translation MNTEKYEIIVDSHVHWGYSITLGTEVTTQMILSEQKEAGVTHVVILPFPSTAIMSPDINPQLLDETTRVPHFIPYFYIRENFSPIPAGYNGGKWHWMRGIQDAASNYNVLDDPDLPELVQKLEAADKPIIFEEELDFTVRFVERFPNLKLIIPHLGLLGGNPLDFLEHFKAKSNIYFDTALAQTSTIDRFVRTVGPERVIFGSDIPFGSMENELSKVLALKLNKAEMERILSLNILKLTGYKP, from the coding sequence ATGAATACAGAAAAATACGAAATCATCGTTGACAGCCATGTGCATTGGGGCTACTCCATAACTCTGGGCACGGAAGTAACGACACAAATGATTCTGAGTGAGCAGAAGGAAGCGGGAGTAACCCACGTTGTTATTCTCCCCTTTCCCTCCACCGCCATCATGAGCCCTGATATAAATCCGCAGTTGCTTGATGAAACGACGCGAGTTCCCCATTTTATCCCGTATTTTTACATCCGGGAAAATTTTTCGCCCATTCCGGCAGGGTACAATGGAGGCAAGTGGCACTGGATGAGAGGGATCCAGGATGCGGCATCGAATTATAACGTCCTGGACGACCCAGATTTGCCGGAACTGGTTCAAAAACTCGAAGCGGCGGACAAGCCGATTATCTTCGAAGAGGAACTGGATTTTACGGTCCGTTTCGTTGAACGCTTTCCGAATCTCAAGCTGATTATCCCCCATCTGGGCCTGCTTGGCGGGAATCCGCTGGACTTCCTGGAACATTTCAAAGCGAAAAGCAATATCTATTTTGATACCGCCCTGGCGCAGACAAGTACCATTGACAGGTTCGTGCGGACTGTGGGCCCGGAACGCGTCATCTTCGGCTCCGACATTCCCTTCGGATCCATGGAAAACGAGCTGTCCAAGGTTCTGGCCCTGAAGCTGAATAAGGCCGAGATGGAGCGGATTCTTTCCCTGAATATCCTGAAACTCACCGGTTACAAGCCATGA